In a genomic window of Aggregatimonas sangjinii:
- a CDS encoding NAD-dependent succinate-semialdehyde dehydrogenase produces MKEEKNKNGFATINPATGEEIKSYTYMSNDEAVDAVKKCHEAFMKWRMESPEDRAQIIKAIGKGLEKHKDEFVQLMTQEMGKLLQHGEQEIDLCAGICDYTAENGPKELADEERTLPNGGQGTISYAPIGVIYGIQPWNFPCYQAIRFSIANLMAGNGVLLKHAENVTGSALLLHRIFEEAKVPKDLFTVLIIDHEQSDKIIENELVRGVTLTGSSGAGRHIAEKAGAVLKKTVLELGSNDAYIVLADADIELAAQTCANGRIYNNGETCVAAKRFIVVDAVYDAFKEAFVEKMKGIEMGDPTQADSNLGPIAREDLRATLHEQVEKSVDRGANIVIGGEMPEGKGFYYPSTVLDNVQPGQPAYDDELFGPVASLIRAVDDEDAMRIANDSRFGLGGGIFSKDVAKAKRLAKQYFDTGMVFINSFGVAQPNMPFGGVKNSGYGREHGGFGIREFVNVKAVMVLENE; encoded by the coding sequence ATGAAAGAAGAAAAAAATAAAAACGGATTTGCGACAATCAATCCGGCAACCGGAGAAGAAATAAAGTCGTATACCTATATGTCTAACGACGAGGCAGTGGATGCGGTCAAAAAGTGCCACGAAGCCTTTATGAAATGGCGCATGGAGTCTCCCGAGGATAGGGCTCAAATTATTAAGGCCATTGGAAAAGGTCTTGAGAAACACAAAGATGAGTTCGTACAATTAATGACTCAAGAAATGGGCAAGCTATTGCAACACGGCGAGCAGGAGATAGATTTGTGTGCCGGTATTTGCGATTATACGGCGGAAAACGGACCAAAGGAGTTGGCGGATGAGGAACGCACGCTCCCAAATGGTGGTCAGGGTACGATTTCCTATGCGCCCATCGGCGTTATCTACGGTATTCAACCTTGGAATTTTCCATGTTATCAAGCAATACGATTTTCTATCGCAAACTTGATGGCCGGGAACGGTGTTCTCTTGAAGCATGCAGAAAATGTAACGGGCTCCGCCTTATTATTGCATCGTATTTTTGAGGAGGCCAAGGTTCCCAAAGATTTGTTCACCGTATTGATTATCGACCATGAGCAATCCGATAAAATCATAGAAAACGAACTCGTGCGTGGCGTAACCTTGACCGGTAGTAGTGGTGCAGGTCGCCATATTGCCGAAAAGGCAGGAGCGGTCTTAAAGAAGACGGTACTAGAACTAGGTAGTAACGATGCTTATATTGTTCTTGCCGACGCCGATATCGAATTGGCAGCTCAAACCTGTGCAAATGGCCGCATTTACAACAATGGGGAAACTTGTGTGGCCGCAAAACGTTTTATTGTGGTAGACGCGGTATACGATGCCTTTAAAGAAGCTTTTGTTGAAAAGATGAAAGGTATCGAGATGGGAGACCCGACCCAAGCCGATTCCAATCTCGGCCCCATCGCACGGGAAGATTTGCGCGCTACGCTACACGAACAAGTTGAAAAGAGTGTAGACCGCGGTGCGAACATAGTAATCGGTGGCGAAATGCCAGAGGGGAAGGGTTTTTACTATCCTTCCACGGTCTTAGACAACGTTCAACCGGGACAACCAGCCTATGACGACGAATTGTTCGGCCCGGTAGCGTCGCTTATCCGCGCGGTCGATGATGAGGACGCTATGCGTATTGCGAATGACAGTCGTTTTGGTCTCGGTGGAGGTATTTTTTCCAAGGATGTAGCCAAAGCGAAACGATTGGCCAAACAGTATTTTGACACCGGTATGGTATTTATAAACTCTTTTGGCGTCGCACAGCCCAACATGCCATTCGGCGGGGTTAAAAATTCCGGATACGGACGCGAGCATGGCGGGTTTGGCATTCGTGAATTCGTTAATGTGAAGGCGGTTATGGTATTGGAAAATGAATAA
- a CDS encoding amidohydrolase family protein — translation MKAKSIQIALIFFLIGTSGIFAQSVQGDGPYPQLIIRGVMLINGNGAPPQGPIDIVVENNIIKNIQVVGYPGVQIDESKRPKLALGGKELNCDGMYLLPGFIDMHGHIGGTSQGAEPDYVFKLWMGHGVTTVREPSGRGVDFTMDLKRKSAKNEIVAPRIYAYTAFGQTSESFNPLNDIPISTPAQAREWVRANAKKGADGIKFFGAEPEIMAAALDENKKLGLGSACHHAQLSVARWNVLHSARAGLTSMEHWYGLPEALFDDRTVQDYPLDYNYQNEQHRFENAGKLWQQAAEPYSAHWENVMTELLELDFTLDPTFNIYEASRDLQRARRAEWHENYTLPSLWEFYQPSKISHGSYWHDWGTEQEVAWKRNFKLWMTFINEYKNRGGRVTTGSDSGFIFQLYGFAYIRELELLREAGFHPLEVIRSATLNGAEALGADDLIGSVAIGKLADFVVVAENPLKNLKVLYGTGAVKLTEDNEVVRVGGVKYTIKDGIIYDAKALLEEVKAQVAAEKAKTGYKILQPGIKGK, via the coding sequence ATGAAAGCCAAATCCATCCAAATTGCCCTTATTTTTTTCTTAATCGGAACCTCTGGAATTTTCGCCCAATCCGTACAGGGAGACGGTCCATACCCGCAATTGATCATTCGCGGTGTTATGCTGATCAATGGCAACGGAGCACCACCGCAAGGCCCTATCGATATTGTCGTCGAGAACAACATCATTAAAAACATTCAAGTCGTGGGCTATCCTGGAGTTCAAATCGATGAGAGCAAACGGCCAAAACTTGCACTGGGGGGTAAGGAACTTAATTGCGATGGGATGTACCTGCTACCCGGATTCATAGATATGCACGGCCATATCGGAGGTACTTCGCAAGGTGCCGAACCAGATTATGTCTTCAAATTATGGATGGGACACGGCGTGACCACAGTACGCGAACCAAGTGGCAGAGGTGTGGATTTCACTATGGACCTTAAACGAAAAAGTGCGAAGAACGAAATCGTTGCGCCACGTATTTATGCGTATACGGCATTTGGCCAGACCAGTGAATCCTTCAACCCATTAAATGATATTCCTATATCCACTCCGGCCCAAGCCCGGGAGTGGGTTCGTGCGAATGCCAAGAAAGGGGCGGACGGCATAAAATTCTTTGGTGCCGAACCCGAAATTATGGCCGCCGCCTTGGATGAAAATAAAAAACTGGGGCTGGGCTCTGCATGTCACCATGCCCAATTGAGTGTCGCGCGTTGGAATGTGCTGCATTCCGCACGTGCCGGTCTTACCTCCATGGAACATTGGTACGGCCTTCCCGAGGCCCTTTTTGATGACCGTACCGTACAGGACTACCCGTTAGACTATAATTATCAGAACGAGCAGCACCGTTTCGAAAATGCGGGAAAATTATGGCAACAGGCGGCGGAGCCGTATTCAGCGCATTGGGAAAATGTAATGACCGAGTTACTAGAACTCGATTTTACATTAGATCCTACCTTTAACATCTACGAGGCGAGTCGGGATTTACAGCGGGCCAGACGGGCCGAGTGGCATGAAAATTATACTTTGCCTTCGCTATGGGAGTTTTATCAGCCCAGTAAAATTTCCCACGGTAGCTATTGGCACGATTGGGGCACCGAACAAGAAGTCGCATGGAAACGGAATTTTAAACTTTGGATGACTTTTATCAATGAGTATAAAAACCGGGGCGGACGAGTCACCACGGGTTCTGATTCGGGCTTTATCTTTCAACTGTACGGTTTTGCGTATATCAGGGAACTTGAACTGCTGCGCGAGGCGGGCTTTCATCCGCTGGAAGTCATTCGCTCGGCGACCTTGAACGGTGCGGAAGCCTTGGGTGCCGATGACCTTATCGGTAGTGTGGCCATTGGCAAATTGGCCGACTTTGTTGTAGTAGCTGAAAACCCTTTGAAAAACCTAAAAGTACTCTACGGAACGGGCGCCGTAAAGCTTACCGAAGATAACGAAGTGGTACGTGTTGGGGGTGTAAAATACACCATTAAGGACGGCATCATATATGATGCGAAAGCCTTGTTGGAAGAAGTTAAGGCACAAGTAGCGGCGGAAAAAGCGAAAACCGGATATAAGATTCTGCAACCGGGCATCAAAGGGAAATAA
- a CDS encoding alkene reductase — translation MNSEQALLKPITLGNLQLPNRVVMAPMTRSRATNEYKKPVPELHGLYYKQRATAGLIITEGSQISKEAVGYVNTAGIHSAEQTAGWKQVTQEVHAVGGRIFIQLWHVGRISHPDFHDGKLPLAPSALNPNAEVYTPEGEKETVTPKEMTQEDIDRTVADFARAAQNAKEAGFDGVEIHASNGYLLHQFFSGTSNERTDKYGGSHENKSRILFEILDAVKQVMPTHKIGVRLNPSLHGIFGMTMDEDSIPTFDYIVKRLNDYDLAYLHLSEPFNDVSDIPYAETEIAKRYRPMYKGTLIINAGFDQEKGNAVIERGDADLVSFGKLYVSNPDLVERFAKNVETSDWDSDTFYTPGKKGYLDYEAKAREAELTEK, via the coding sequence ATGAATTCAGAACAAGCATTATTAAAACCAATTACCCTAGGAAATCTTCAATTGCCCAATCGCGTAGTCATGGCCCCCATGACCCGAAGTAGGGCTACGAACGAGTACAAGAAACCGGTGCCCGAACTACACGGTCTCTACTACAAGCAAAGAGCAACCGCAGGGCTTATTATTACCGAAGGTTCGCAGATTTCAAAAGAAGCTGTAGGATATGTCAATACCGCAGGCATCCATTCAGCAGAACAAACGGCGGGTTGGAAACAGGTCACGCAGGAGGTACACGCTGTCGGCGGACGGATTTTTATTCAGCTCTGGCACGTAGGAAGAATTTCGCATCCCGATTTTCATGATGGCAAACTACCTTTGGCACCGTCGGCCTTAAATCCGAATGCGGAAGTGTATACACCGGAGGGTGAAAAAGAAACGGTCACCCCGAAAGAAATGACCCAAGAAGATATTGATCGTACGGTGGCCGACTTTGCAAGGGCAGCACAAAATGCAAAAGAAGCCGGTTTTGACGGCGTAGAAATACACGCCTCCAACGGTTATTTATTGCACCAATTCTTTAGTGGCACATCGAACGAGCGTACCGACAAATACGGTGGAAGTCATGAGAACAAATCCCGCATCCTTTTCGAAATTCTTGACGCGGTGAAACAAGTAATGCCGACACATAAGATAGGTGTACGATTGAACCCCTCCTTACACGGTATCTTCGGTATGACGATGGATGAAGACAGCATTCCGACCTTTGATTACATCGTAAAAAGATTGAACGATTATGATTTGGCGTATCTACATCTCTCCGAACCGTTCAATGACGTATCCGATATTCCCTATGCCGAGACGGAAATCGCAAAACGATACCGTCCAATGTACAAAGGAACGTTGATAATCAATGCTGGCTTCGACCAGGAAAAAGGCAATGCGGTTATCGAAAGAGGCGATGCCGACCTCGTTTCTTTCGGCAAATTATATGTATCAAATCCTGACTTGGTAGAACGCTTTGCCAAGAATGTCGAGACAAGCGATTGGGATAGCGATACCTTTTACACTCCAGGTAAGAAAGGGTACCTCGATTACGAAGCAAAAGCCCGTGAAGCCGAACTGACGGAAAAATAA
- a CDS encoding SDR family oxidoreductase — protein MENVLVAGANGTTGKKVVNLLKSSQYFNPIAMVRKKSQLAQFESEGITTVLGDLEKDITHTVQDIDRILFAAGSGGKKVKEVDQEGAKKLMDAGKSVNLKKFVMLSSMGAENPEKATELKAYLEAKHNADEYLKETGLNYAIVRPGALTDEVETGKIKLGTDLNERGSISRADVAQTLVRALHDNMANKKVFEILEGDTLIGKAMHAVED, from the coding sequence ATGGAAAATGTTTTAGTAGCAGGTGCAAATGGCACAACGGGAAAGAAAGTAGTAAACCTTTTAAAGTCTTCCCAATATTTTAATCCCATTGCAATGGTAAGGAAGAAGTCCCAATTGGCGCAGTTCGAGTCAGAGGGAATTACCACAGTTCTGGGAGATTTGGAAAAGGATATTACGCATACCGTTCAGGACATCGATAGAATACTATTTGCAGCAGGCTCTGGCGGTAAAAAGGTGAAAGAAGTAGACCAAGAAGGCGCGAAGAAATTAATGGATGCCGGAAAATCGGTGAACCTTAAGAAATTCGTAATGTTGAGCTCTATGGGAGCGGAAAACCCGGAGAAAGCCACCGAACTCAAAGCATATTTGGAAGCCAAGCACAATGCCGATGAATATTTAAAGGAAACCGGATTGAATTACGCTATCGTACGGCCAGGTGCTTTAACCGATGAAGTAGAGACCGGGAAAATAAAACTTGGAACCGATTTGAACGAACGTGGATCAATCTCAAGGGCCGATGTCGCTCAAACCTTGGTGAGGGCATTACACGATAACATGGCCAATAAGAAAGTTTTTGAAATTTTGGAGGGGGACACGCTTATCGGCAAAGCCATGCATGCAGTAGAGGATTAG
- a CDS encoding M14 family zinc carboxypeptidase, whose protein sequence is MLKKLLLLVLFYGTNAFAQDYFLEKYEPFNPDIPTPEQFLGYGIGEHHTRHDLIVAYFEKLASVSDRASIYSYGKTHEGRKLVILTITTPENLSNLKSIKEQHLAFTDPNQKVSNYNDVPIFINLAYNVHGNEPSSSEAALLSAYTFVASQHPEIKNYIKNAVIMIDPTINPDGRDRHSQWANSYQGTPNVADPQDAEHNEYWPGGRTNHYWFDLNRDWLLGINPESRGKLTWYHEWYPNVVTDFHEMGSQSSYFFEPMKANGSLNPIMPKENYEDLNTMFGAEFARALDSIGSLYFTKEVFDGTYPGYGSSYPDLQGGLGLLFEQASSRGHEQTTAFGKITFPFTIRNQYISSITTVKTAVKNKAYMRKYQQDFFKSALTRAGKAKIKGYAFGDPRDQNRTKAFIDKLLLHNIKVYQSGERYVVPTLQPQYRMVQSMFETYSKYRDSVYYDASAWSVANFYNMRYSPVTSLNLGEPVETVENIVQIIPVRKSNYAYIIDWDDYNAPAALHYLQEQKLVLSSAFKPFSVKSGNETKQMNYGSLVLPVSLQKQTPEEVYELVQKAQEKFEVPVYGVDSGLSLKGVDLGSRYMQALKKTKAAMLIGNGTRSYEAGEVWHLLDTRVHMPISKIPMRNFNRTDFDKYNTLVMVSGNYTFDKKQLEKLKNWVSKGNTLITIGTASKWAIEKKLVKEKLTDSKKDSLAKDSTKTAVRKPYVDAGENLGKESVGGIIIRADLDTTHPLAFGYHDTSIPVYKNNTVWLAPSKNEYATVAKYSENPHIDGFITPENMEKYLKPSASLIVSKLGGGRVVLFADNPNFRGSWYGTNRLFLNALFLGDKIRIPTRN, encoded by the coding sequence ATGCTTAAAAAATTACTTCTGCTGGTACTGTTTTACGGTACCAACGCTTTTGCCCAAGATTATTTTCTTGAAAAATACGAACCCTTTAACCCCGATATTCCCACCCCGGAACAGTTTTTGGGTTACGGTATTGGGGAACACCATACCCGGCATGATCTCATCGTTGCTTATTTTGAGAAATTGGCATCCGTTTCCGATAGGGCGTCTATATATTCCTATGGAAAAACCCATGAGGGACGAAAATTGGTGATTTTGACCATTACCACTCCCGAAAACCTATCCAATCTAAAGTCCATTAAAGAACAACATCTGGCTTTTACAGATCCCAATCAAAAGGTTTCGAATTACAATGATGTGCCCATTTTTATCAACCTGGCCTATAATGTGCATGGCAACGAGCCTTCGAGTTCGGAGGCCGCCTTACTTAGCGCCTATACCTTTGTCGCTTCGCAACATCCTGAAATAAAAAATTATATCAAAAATGCGGTGATTATGATCGACCCGACCATCAATCCCGACGGTCGTGATCGGCATTCCCAGTGGGCGAATAGCTATCAAGGAACGCCGAATGTAGCGGATCCGCAGGACGCCGAGCACAATGAATACTGGCCGGGAGGTCGTACCAACCACTATTGGTTTGACCTGAACAGGGATTGGCTTTTGGGAATCAACCCCGAAAGTCGCGGGAAATTGACTTGGTACCACGAGTGGTATCCGAATGTCGTCACCGATTTTCATGAAATGGGCAGTCAAAGCAGTTACTTTTTCGAACCGATGAAGGCCAACGGTAGTCTGAACCCGATCATGCCCAAAGAGAATTACGAAGACCTCAACACCATGTTCGGGGCGGAATTTGCCAGAGCACTTGATAGTATCGGATCGCTTTACTTTACCAAGGAAGTGTTCGATGGCACCTATCCCGGCTATGGTTCGTCTTATCCTGATTTGCAGGGCGGCCTGGGCCTATTGTTCGAACAGGCCAGCTCTCGCGGCCATGAGCAAACAACGGCTTTCGGGAAAATTACCTTTCCCTTTACGATACGCAATCAATACATCTCAAGTATCACTACTGTGAAGACGGCTGTAAAAAATAAGGCGTATATGCGCAAATACCAACAGGACTTCTTCAAAAGTGCCTTGACCAGAGCCGGAAAAGCCAAAATAAAAGGGTACGCCTTTGGCGACCCTAGAGACCAAAACCGAACCAAGGCCTTTATCGACAAATTGCTTTTACACAACATAAAAGTGTATCAATCCGGTGAAAGATATGTGGTCCCCACACTGCAGCCACAGTACCGTATGGTGCAGAGTATGTTCGAAACCTACAGCAAATATCGCGACAGTGTGTATTACGATGCGTCGGCATGGTCGGTTGCCAATTTTTATAACATGCGCTATTCCCCTGTCACTTCATTGAATTTAGGAGAACCTGTGGAAACCGTCGAGAATATCGTACAAATAATACCGGTCCGTAAGTCGAACTATGCCTATATCATCGATTGGGACGACTATAATGCTCCGGCCGCCTTACATTATTTACAGGAACAGAAGCTCGTGCTCTCATCGGCCTTCAAACCATTTTCCGTCAAGTCCGGGAATGAGACAAAGCAGATGAACTATGGTAGTCTTGTTCTCCCGGTTTCCTTGCAGAAACAAACGCCCGAAGAAGTTTATGAGTTGGTCCAAAAGGCACAAGAGAAATTTGAAGTGCCCGTGTACGGTGTTGATTCCGGTCTTAGCCTTAAAGGTGTCGATTTGGGAAGTCGGTATATGCAAGCCCTTAAAAAAACCAAGGCCGCTATGCTCATCGGAAACGGAACACGTTCCTATGAGGCTGGGGAAGTCTGGCACCTATTGGATACTCGCGTGCATATGCCTATTAGTAAAATTCCCATGCGGAATTTCAATAGAACGGATTTTGACAAGTACAACACCCTGGTCATGGTTTCGGGAAATTACACCTTCGACAAAAAACAGCTTGAAAAATTGAAAAATTGGGTGAGCAAAGGAAACACATTGATCACCATAGGAACGGCTTCAAAGTGGGCCATTGAAAAGAAATTGGTCAAAGAAAAGCTTACCGACAGCAAAAAAGATTCCCTTGCCAAGGATTCTACTAAAACCGCCGTGCGCAAACCTTATGTAGATGCCGGTGAAAATCTTGGTAAAGAAAGTGTTGGGGGAATCATCATCCGAGCAGATCTTGATACCACGCACCCGCTTGCCTTTGGCTACCATGATACCTCTATTCCCGTATACAAGAACAATACGGTCTGGTTGGCGCCCAGCAAAAATGAATATGCTACTGTGGCCAAGTATAGCGAGAATCCACACATAGATGGATTCATTACTCCGGAAAATATGGAAAAGTACCTGAAACCATCAGCCTCGCTTATCGTTAGCAAACTTGGTGGCGGCCGTGTGGTGCTCTTTGCGGATAACCCCAATTTCCGAGGCAGTTGGTATGGAACCAATCGTCTATTTTTAAATGCACTGTTCTTAGGCGATAAAATTCGGATACCTACTAGAAACTGA
- a CDS encoding sensor histidine kinase: protein MQNQANLQELISDKTTLLLKFNYVSIFLSTVLGFFCLYFMKVYQVIPYVFFGYALINIINVIAFKKHGNLLTMAIVTSLLSLFATLIISLNNGGINSPFMFILAIIVLAGYITTRFFGQIYLYGVLAIITIVFLVGYFDTGLVSNEVPKESQGLFSFITMIFSVYLLGGIFGRNLLKTHHKLYKTKKDVESRIIEKENLLKEVHHRVKNNLQTVSSLLSLQSRNIEDDEVKSLFRNSQNRVISMAMVHEMLYMREDITKIEYKTYVQDLTEYLVRSIKGTSTNITLHINIQDIKLNIDTAIPLGLLINEVVTNALKYGIKDDDKGEIAISMYEKGEGYELTISDSGDGFASDITYKNTKSLGLKLIHNLARQLLGSVKRNTSEKGTHYTVTFKEIMEQIPSVA from the coding sequence AAGCACAGTCCTTGGGTTTTTTTGCTTGTATTTCATGAAGGTGTACCAGGTGATTCCCTATGTCTTTTTTGGGTATGCCCTAATCAACATTATCAATGTAATCGCCTTTAAAAAACATGGTAACCTCCTGACCATGGCCATAGTTACCTCGCTGCTCTCATTGTTTGCCACTTTAATTATTTCACTTAACAATGGCGGCATTAATAGCCCATTTATGTTCATTCTGGCCATAATCGTACTCGCCGGCTACATCACTACACGATTTTTTGGTCAAATCTATTTGTATGGCGTTTTGGCCATTATCACTATCGTTTTTTTAGTCGGTTATTTTGATACGGGACTGGTAAGTAACGAGGTACCAAAAGAATCCCAAGGGCTTTTTAGTTTCATTACCATGATTTTCTCGGTATACCTCTTAGGAGGTATTTTTGGTAGGAACCTACTAAAGACACACCATAAACTATACAAAACCAAAAAAGATGTGGAGTCGAGAATCATAGAAAAAGAAAACCTTTTAAAGGAAGTACACCATAGGGTAAAGAATAATCTGCAAACGGTATCTAGCTTGCTGAGTCTTCAATCGAGAAATATCGAGGACGATGAAGTAAAAAGTTTGTTTAGAAACAGTCAGAACAGGGTGATTTCTATGGCAATGGTACACGAGATGTTATACATGCGGGAAGACATTACTAAAATCGAATACAAGACCTACGTTCAAGATCTTACCGAATATTTGGTGCGCTCTATAAAGGGAACCAGCACAAATATTACACTACATATCAATATACAGGACATTAAGCTGAATATCGACACGGCCATTCCGTTAGGGCTTTTGATAAACGAAGTAGTGACCAATGCCCTTAAATACGGTATCAAAGACGACGACAAAGGTGAGATAGCTATTTCAATGTATGAAAAAGGTGAGGGTTACGAATTAACTATCAGTGATAGTGGTGATGGATTCGCCAGCGACATCACTTATAAAAACACCAAATCGTTGGGCTTAAAACTGATTCACAACTTGGCTCGGCAATTATTGGGATCGGTGAAACGCAATACTTCTGAAAAAGGAACCCATTATACGGTAACCTTTAAGGAAATCATGGAACAAATTCCATCTGTAGCGTAA
- a CDS encoding class I SAM-dependent methyltransferase, whose protein sequence is MSKEKILEAYEDLAEDYNALIDHKPHNAYYDRPNTLRLIPVIKGKHILDAACGPGKYAEILLGQGAMVTGFDISPKMIALANERNNGRGEFYVHDLSQPMITLKDESFDTVVCALAMHYLEDWNPTLREFARVLKPNGSLVLSIEHPFFEYEYFKSKKYFEVEAVAATWSGFGKDVIVHSYRRPLMECILPITRNGFYIDQLIEPKPEPEFEKYDKKHFKELNAFPSFMHIRAVKR, encoded by the coding sequence ATGTCTAAAGAGAAGATTTTGGAAGCCTATGAAGATTTGGCGGAAGACTACAACGCGCTTATCGACCACAAGCCGCACAACGCCTACTACGACCGCCCCAATACACTCAGGCTCATCCCAGTTATAAAGGGCAAACATATCTTGGACGCGGCCTGCGGACCCGGTAAATATGCCGAGATTTTGCTTGGTCAGGGGGCTATGGTTACAGGGTTCGATATAAGCCCTAAGATGATAGCTTTGGCCAACGAAAGGAACAACGGAAGGGGGGAATTTTATGTACACGATTTATCGCAACCGATGATAACGCTTAAAGATGAATCTTTCGACACAGTGGTTTGTGCACTTGCCATGCACTACTTGGAAGACTGGAACCCTACCCTACGGGAATTCGCCAGGGTCTTGAAACCCAACGGTTCTCTGGTGCTTTCTATCGAGCATCCTTTTTTTGAATATGAATATTTCAAGTCAAAAAAGTATTTTGAAGTGGAAGCGGTAGCCGCAACATGGTCCGGTTTTGGGAAAGACGTTATAGTGCATAGTTATAGAAGGCCATTGATGGAATGTATACTACCCATTACCAGAAACGGATTCTATATTGACCAACTTATAGAACCCAAACCGGAACCGGAATTTGAAAAATACGATAAGAAGCATTTTAAAGAACTGAATGCTTTTCCTAGCTTTATGCATATCAGGGCAGTAAAAAGATAA